One genomic segment of Pirellulales bacterium includes these proteins:
- a CDS encoding glycosyl hydrolase codes for MLTLLCGLIVFGGRADPAAPEEVVRQIAVGIYFNEGRLYCPADEQAFADLQQQSGRLAKVYMNFQNWSGEWTQFSTRLADNSLKHGGVFMVVWTPSGSKLEGQADSDWTCAAVAAGKHDDYIKRYAADVAKWSGPHRKPLMIRFAHEMNGGWYPWGVAFEKDGRRHNGNTPVDYVTMWRHVRGIFKEAGANNVTWVWSPNILFINQNNSQEQAKADYAALYPGDDFVDWIGLDGYNNGLKAKWKTFAELYEPSYRAINMISGKPLMIAEFGCSEKRAPTGTSKAAWIAKAYADIPLQFPRVRLVNWFNRDKTKQGETDWRFNSSPEALEAYRAAVNSPLYQGDVKLEP; via the coding sequence ATGCTCACGCTGTTGTGCGGGCTGATCGTGTTCGGCGGTCGAGCCGATCCAGCAGCTCCCGAAGAGGTTGTCCGACAAATCGCGGTCGGCATCTATTTCAACGAAGGAAGACTCTACTGTCCCGCTGACGAGCAAGCTTTCGCCGACTTGCAACAGCAAAGCGGACGGCTCGCCAAAGTTTACATGAATTTTCAGAACTGGAGTGGGGAGTGGACTCAATTCTCAACCCGCCTCGCTGACAACTCCCTCAAGCACGGCGGCGTATTCATGGTCGTCTGGACGCCGTCGGGTTCCAAGCTCGAAGGGCAGGCGGATTCCGATTGGACTTGCGCAGCCGTCGCGGCCGGTAAGCACGATGACTACATTAAGAGATACGCCGCCGACGTCGCGAAATGGAGCGGCCCGCACCGCAAGCCCCTCATGATCCGCTTCGCCCATGAGATGAACGGCGGTTGGTATCCGTGGGGCGTGGCATTTGAAAAAGATGGTCGGCGGCACAATGGGAACACTCCCGTCGACTATGTGACGATGTGGCGGCATGTCCGGGGGATTTTCAAAGAGGCCGGTGCAAACAACGTCACCTGGGTCTGGTCGCCCAATATCCTCTTTATCAATCAAAACAACTCGCAGGAGCAGGCGAAAGCTGATTACGCTGCGCTCTATCCAGGCGACGATTTCGTCGATTGGATTGGTCTCGACGGCTACAACAACGGCCTCAAGGCCAAGTGGAAGACGTTTGCAGAATTGTACGAACCATCGTATCGGGCGATTAACATGATCAGCGGCAAGCCCCTCATGATTGCCGAGTTTGGCTGCTCGGAGAAACGAGCGCCAACCGGCACGAGCAAGGCCGCCTGGATCGCGAAGGCTTACGCGGACATCCCGTTGCAATTTCCTCGCGTGCGTTTGGTCAACTGGTTCAACCGCGACAAGACGAAACAGGGGGAGACGGATTGGCGATTTAACTCGTCGCCGGAGGCGCTGGAAGCTTATCGGGCGGCGGTCAACTCGCCGTTGTATCAGGGAGACGTGAAGCTCGAACCTTGA
- the eda gene encoding bifunctional 4-hydroxy-2-oxoglutarate aldolase/2-dehydro-3-deoxy-phosphogluconate aldolase, translating to MSQTPDVFDAIARGGVVPVVTIDAVDAVLPLADVLAESGLPLVEITFRSPTAAAAIQTLRSKRPEMLVGAGTVVTADNLRAAIDAGAQFGVAPGLNPQIVDAAARAGLPFVPGICTPSEIERALALGCDFLKFFPSEPIGGPRTIQAMTAPYAHLKLRLMPSGGVTLDNMAAYLQTEMVVAVGATTIAKQSDLAAGNWPEIRLRCQRAVRIVAECRGN from the coding sequence ATGAGCCAGACCCCGGATGTGTTTGACGCGATTGCGCGCGGTGGCGTGGTGCCGGTCGTTACGATCGATGCCGTGGATGCGGTGCTGCCGCTGGCTGATGTATTGGCGGAGAGCGGGCTGCCGCTTGTCGAAATCACGTTTCGCTCGCCAACCGCGGCCGCCGCCATCCAAACCTTGCGAAGCAAACGGCCGGAAATGCTCGTCGGCGCGGGCACGGTGGTGACCGCCGACAATCTGCGTGCCGCAATCGACGCCGGCGCGCAATTCGGCGTCGCCCCGGGATTGAATCCCCAAATCGTCGATGCCGCCGCTCGCGCGGGCCTGCCGTTCGTGCCCGGCATTTGCACGCCGAGCGAAATCGAGCGAGCCCTCGCGCTCGGCTGCGACTTCTTGAAGTTCTTCCCCTCGGAACCGATCGGCGGCCCGCGGACGATCCAGGCCATGACCGCGCCCTATGCTCATCTCAAGTTGCGGCTAATGCCGTCGGGCGGAGTGACACTCGACAACATGGCTGCATATCTGCAGACGGAAATGGTCGTGGCAGTGGGGGCGACCACGATCGCGAAGCAAAGCGATCTCGCGGCTGGAAACTGGCCGGAGATTCGCCTCCGTTGCCAGCGTGCGGTGCGGATTGTCGCCGAATGTCGCGGCAATTGA
- a CDS encoding triphosphoribosyl-dephospho-CoA synthase has protein sequence MPLSIGQCATLACILEATAPKPGNVHRGADFEDLTYPDLLTAAVAIGPAIESATTSRVGAVVLQAVRATRAAIATNANLGTLLLLAPMATVPREVPLAEGIASVLHRLDAVDARDVYEAIRLAKPGGMGRVERADVADADHSPTDLLVAMRLAADRDLVARQFTNGFSQVLVDAAGLLAEGFESGWTAGETIVHTQLALMSRFPDSLIARKCGDRVAQQASGRAAVVLESGSPQEEPFWQAAADLDFWLRSDGHRRNPGTTADLLAAGLFALLRDGTIGWPLRWH, from the coding sequence ATGCCGCTTTCCATCGGCCAATGCGCTACGCTGGCCTGCATCCTCGAAGCGACCGCGCCGAAGCCGGGCAACGTTCATCGCGGCGCCGATTTCGAAGATCTTACGTATCCCGATTTGCTGACGGCAGCCGTCGCGATCGGGCCGGCAATCGAGTCGGCAACGACAAGCCGGGTCGGCGCCGTCGTGTTGCAAGCAGTTCGAGCGACCCGGGCAGCGATCGCCACGAACGCAAACCTCGGCACACTGCTCTTGCTGGCCCCCATGGCCACGGTGCCCCGAGAAGTGCCGCTTGCCGAAGGGATCGCTTCGGTTCTGCATCGGCTCGATGCCGTCGATGCCCGGGATGTGTACGAAGCCATTCGCCTCGCCAAGCCCGGTGGCATGGGCCGCGTCGAGCGAGCCGACGTCGCCGATGCCGACCATTCACCAACCGATCTACTCGTAGCCATGCGGTTGGCGGCCGATCGCGATCTGGTCGCACGGCAATTCACCAACGGATTCAGCCAAGTGCTCGTCGATGCAGCCGGCTTGCTCGCAGAGGGATTCGAATCGGGTTGGACCGCCGGCGAAACGATCGTGCATACGCAGCTAGCGCTGATGAGCCGATTTCCCGATAGCCTGATCGCGCGGAAGTGCGGCGATCGCGTTGCGCAGCAGGCGTCGGGTCGGGCCGCTGTGGTGCTTGAATCCGGCTCGCCGCAAGAGGAACCCTTCTGGCAAGCGGCCGCCGATCTTGATTTCTGGCTCCGCAGCGATGGCCACCGCCGCAATCCCGGCACGACCGCCGATCTGCTCGCCGCCGGCCTGTTTGCCCTGCTGCGCGACGGGACGATCGGCTGGCCGTTGCGGTGGCATTGA
- a CDS encoding alpha/beta fold hydrolase yields MTGADRERLPEADWRALYPFGSRFLRVAAGQYHYLDEGAGKPLLLVHGNPTWSFHWRNLIAAWRGRHRIVAPDHLGCGLSDKPATFDYRLSSHIANLSRLVDELDLRDATLVAQDWGGAIGLGAVLRSPERFSRLVLFNTGAFRAPRMPWRIRICRTPGVGPVLVRGLNGFSRAALRMAVAHPERLTPAVRAGYLFPYDSWRNRIAIDRFVHDIPMRPSHPSYGQLVEIERGLPLLADRPTQLIWGMRDWCFTPWFLERFIEIFPAAEVHRVPDAGHWVVEDACEQIVPLVERFLQT; encoded by the coding sequence ATGACAGGAGCCGATCGCGAACGACTGCCTGAGGCCGACTGGCGTGCGCTTTATCCGTTCGGCTCGCGTTTCCTTCGCGTCGCGGCTGGGCAATATCACTATCTCGACGAAGGGGCCGGCAAGCCGCTGCTGCTGGTGCACGGCAACCCGACCTGGTCGTTTCATTGGCGGAATTTGATCGCGGCTTGGCGCGGCCGGCATCGGATCGTCGCACCGGATCATTTGGGCTGCGGCCTGAGCGACAAACCCGCCACGTTCGACTATCGGCTTTCGTCGCACATCGCCAATCTCTCGCGATTGGTCGACGAATTGGATTTGCGCGACGCGACACTCGTGGCCCAGGATTGGGGCGGCGCGATCGGCTTGGGGGCGGTGTTGCGATCGCCGGAGCGATTCTCGCGGCTGGTGCTGTTCAACACCGGCGCCTTTCGAGCGCCACGAATGCCGTGGCGAATTCGCATTTGCCGCACGCCCGGCGTGGGGCCGGTCCTGGTGCGCGGGCTGAATGGCTTTAGCCGGGCCGCATTGCGGATGGCGGTAGCGCATCCCGAGCGACTGACGCCAGCCGTGCGCGCCGGCTATCTTTTTCCGTACGATTCATGGCGCAACCGCATTGCCATCGATCGCTTCGTCCATGATATTCCGATGCGCCCCAGCCATCCGAGCTACGGCCAACTGGTCGAGATCGAGCGCGGGCTGCCCTTGCTCGCCGATCGGCCGACGCAATTGATTTGGGGTATGCGCGACTGGTGTTTCACGCCGTGGTTTCTGGAACGCTTTATCGAAATCTTTCCCGCCGCCGAAGTGCACCGCGTTCCGGATGCCGGCCACTGGGTGGTCGAGGACGCTTGCGAGCAAATCGTTCCGCTCGTGGAGAGGTTTTTGCAAACTTAG
- a CDS encoding arylsulfatase produces MPNSIASVVLLAVISASLLKAAEPTVEKPAPAKPNIVVILADDMGFSDCGCYGGEIQTPNIDKLAADGLRFTQFYNTARCWPSRASLLTGYYAQEVRRDGLPGMGGGVNGIRPTWARLLPAYLKPLGYRTYHSGKWHVDGPVLAGGFDHSYALYDYDRNFYPKQHTLDDRPLPPVKPGSGYYTTTAIAQHAIDMLGEHEQKFAKQPFFLYLAFTVPHFPLQAPADDIAEYKNRYAAGWDALRLERHARMLKLGIVNCALSKLDPQIWPSWNFSLKKLHDDIGPAEIGRAVPWDTLTAEQKQFQPIKMAIHAAMVHRMDTEIGRVVEQLKAMHALDDTLILFLSDNGASAEQFIRGDGHDRTAPPGSGKTFLSLGPAWSSAANTPFRLHKSWVHEGGITTPLVVHWPNGIAARGELRRNPAHLIDLAPTILELAGGKWPATFGGKPVPTPPGKSLVPVFTKDGTVSHDYFWWYHEGNRALRVGDWKIVTDHNNPWELYDLSTDRCESNNLAAEKPEKVRELERIWTKHTEEFRAIAQRDQPPPPRKKTKVALNAADEEVD; encoded by the coding sequence ATGCCGAATTCTATCGCGTCGGTCGTTTTGCTTGCAGTTATTTCAGCGTCGCTGCTCAAAGCCGCTGAGCCGACCGTCGAAAAGCCCGCGCCCGCGAAGCCGAATATCGTCGTCATTCTGGCCGACGACATGGGGTTTTCCGATTGCGGCTGCTACGGCGGCGAAATTCAAACTCCAAATATCGACAAGCTGGCCGCAGACGGCCTGCGATTCACGCAGTTTTACAACACGGCCCGCTGCTGGCCGTCGCGGGCAAGCCTGCTGACGGGCTATTATGCCCAAGAAGTTCGCCGCGACGGCTTGCCGGGCATGGGCGGCGGAGTGAACGGCATTCGGCCGACTTGGGCGCGGCTTTTGCCCGCGTATTTGAAGCCGCTCGGTTATCGCACGTATCACTCGGGCAAATGGCATGTCGATGGGCCCGTGCTCGCGGGCGGTTTCGATCATTCCTATGCCCTCTACGACTACGACCGCAATTTCTATCCCAAGCAGCACACGCTCGACGATCGGCCGCTGCCGCCCGTCAAGCCCGGGAGCGGCTATTACACGACGACGGCCATCGCCCAGCATGCGATCGACATGCTCGGCGAACACGAGCAGAAATTTGCGAAGCAGCCGTTCTTCCTTTACCTCGCCTTTACCGTTCCGCATTTTCCGCTGCAAGCGCCGGCGGACGACATCGCGGAATACAAAAACCGCTACGCCGCCGGTTGGGACGCGCTGCGGCTCGAGCGGCATGCGCGGATGCTGAAGCTCGGTATCGTCAATTGCGCGCTCTCGAAGCTCGATCCCCAAATCTGGCCGAGTTGGAATTTTTCCCTCAAAAAGCTGCACGACGACATCGGGCCAGCCGAGATCGGCCGCGCCGTGCCGTGGGACACGCTCACTGCCGAGCAGAAGCAATTCCAGCCGATCAAGATGGCGATCCATGCCGCGATGGTCCACCGCATGGATACCGAAATCGGCCGCGTCGTCGAGCAGCTCAAAGCGATGCACGCGCTCGACGACACGCTTATCTTGTTCTTATCCGACAATGGCGCGAGCGCCGAGCAATTCATCCGCGGCGATGGCCACGATCGCACTGCGCCACCCGGCTCCGGCAAGACGTTCTTGAGCCTTGGCCCCGCATGGTCGAGCGCTGCGAACACGCCCTTTCGGCTGCACAAATCGTGGGTTCACGAAGGGGGCATCACCACGCCGCTGGTCGTCCATTGGCCGAACGGCATTGCCGCTCGCGGCGAATTGCGGCGCAATCCGGCCCACTTGATCGATCTCGCTCCGACGATTCTCGAACTGGCCGGCGGCAAGTGGCCGGCAACCTTCGGGGGCAAGCCGGTTCCGACGCCGCCGGGCAAAAGTCTCGTCCCCGTGTTCACGAAAGATGGCACCGTCTCGCACGACTATTTCTGGTGGTATCACGAGGGAAACCGGGCCCTGCGCGTCGGCGATTGGAAGATCGTCACCGACCACAACAATCCGTGGGAACTGTACGACCTGAGCACCGACCGCTGCGAATCGAATAATCTGGCCGCCGAAAAGCCCGAAAAGGTGCGCGAGCTCGAACGGATTTGGACCAAGCATACGGAAGAATTCCGCGCGATCGCCCAAAGAGACCAGCCGCCGCCGCCACGCAAGAAAACGAAGGTCGCCCTAAATGCTGCCGATGAGGAAGTGGACTGA
- a CDS encoding helix-turn-helix transcriptional regulator — protein MPLSSRLPIITPRECACEGASLDKLIQPAILIVLTKGPLHGYRLAERIGEMPMFGGQKPDVSGIYRFLRTMEKQRMVEASWDLGQRGPAKKSYKITTAGEGCLERWIHTLEHHRQGITELLRAARTVVEPRKDTGDGIAPTKKPTKAGRTK, from the coding sequence ATGCCTCTTAGCAGCCGGCTTCCGATCATCACGCCGCGCGAATGCGCTTGCGAGGGGGCTTCGCTCGATAAGCTGATTCAGCCGGCCATTCTCATCGTTCTCACCAAAGGGCCGCTGCACGGCTATCGGCTCGCCGAACGCATCGGCGAAATGCCGATGTTCGGCGGCCAGAAACCCGATGTCTCGGGCATTTACCGGTTCCTGAGAACGATGGAAAAACAGAGGATGGTCGAGGCTTCGTGGGATTTGGGCCAACGTGGTCCCGCCAAGAAGTCGTACAAGATCACCACCGCGGGCGAAGGCTGCCTCGAGCGCTGGATCCACACGCTCGAGCATCATCGCCAAGGGATCACCGAATTGCTCCGCGCCGCTCGCACCGTCGTCGAGCCTCGGAAAGACACGGGCGACGGAATCGCACCAACCAAGAAGCCGACGAAAGCGGGGCGCACGAAATGA
- a CDS encoding glycine cleavage system protein H, translated as MPVDPQQTLYYKRARFSSRLPKSYLYTPAHFWLAEIEPKLWRIGFTRFALRMLGDLVEHAWSVAVGDEVSPGQIIGSVEGFKALSDVYCVASGQFVCGNVELERDSSLLDNDPYDRGWLYCVSGTPEPAAVDVVGYTGFLDATIDKMLTKPDTGEPPCQNPAT; from the coding sequence ATGCCCGTCGATCCTCAACAGACCCTATATTACAAGCGTGCCCGGTTCTCCAGCCGCCTGCCGAAATCCTACCTTTATACGCCCGCCCATTTTTGGCTCGCTGAAATCGAACCGAAGCTTTGGCGAATCGGTTTTACGCGATTTGCACTGCGCATGTTGGGGGATTTGGTCGAGCATGCGTGGAGCGTTGCGGTGGGCGACGAGGTTTCGCCGGGGCAAATCATCGGTTCGGTCGAGGGATTCAAGGCGTTGAGCGATGTCTATTGCGTGGCCTCCGGACAGTTTGTCTGCGGCAATGTCGAACTTGAACGAGACTCCAGCCTGCTCGACAACGATCCTTACGATCGCGGTTGGCTGTATTGCGTGAGCGGCACGCCCGAACCGGCCGCCGTCGACGTGGTCGGCTACACTGGCTTTCTCGATGCGACGATCGATAAAATGCTGACGAAACCGGACACCGGAGAGCCGCCATGCCAAAACCCCGCTACCTGA
- a CDS encoding GTP-binding protein, with amino-acid sequence MPKPRYLMIGGFLGAGKTTGILKIAERLKQQGLTVGLISNDQSFGLVDTGMFAAKGFSVEEITGGCFCCRFNSLVEASQKLAAGPRPDVFIAEPVGSCTDLKATVDYPLRRLYGDDYQVAPLSVMLDPIRAMRILGLEQGKSFSSKVNYIYGKQLEEADLLVINKIELLAAEKLESLRSALHERFPKAKILAVSARTDIGIDAWHEAILGSAAQTSGTMDVDYQMYAEGEALLGWLNCAATFSSDREFDGNALIGELAREIQTGLNSRGIEIAHLKMTFAPDEGSDLAVVNLVRTEIEPELAWKLQEPLGSGEMIVNLRAEAAPEMLREVVGSALDNVAAAHQIACQRQHMEVFRPGKPVPTHRLAAV; translated from the coding sequence ATGCCAAAACCCCGCTACCTGATGATCGGCGGCTTTCTCGGCGCAGGAAAGACCACCGGCATTTTGAAAATCGCTGAGCGGCTGAAACAGCAGGGCCTCACGGTCGGGCTGATCAGCAACGACCAAAGCTTTGGCTTGGTGGACACCGGCATGTTCGCGGCCAAAGGTTTTTCGGTCGAGGAAATCACCGGCGGCTGCTTCTGCTGCAGGTTCAATTCGCTCGTCGAGGCAAGCCAGAAACTCGCCGCCGGCCCGCGCCCCGACGTGTTCATCGCCGAGCCGGTTGGAAGCTGCACCGACTTGAAGGCCACGGTCGATTATCCGCTCCGCCGGCTCTATGGCGACGATTATCAGGTCGCCCCCCTCAGCGTCATGCTCGATCCGATTCGGGCAATGCGGATCCTCGGGCTCGAGCAAGGCAAGTCGTTTTCGAGCAAAGTGAACTACATCTACGGCAAGCAACTGGAAGAAGCCGATTTGCTCGTGATCAACAAGATCGAGTTGCTCGCCGCCGAAAAACTTGAATCGCTCCGCTCGGCGCTTCATGAGCGATTTCCGAAAGCCAAGATTCTCGCGGTCTCGGCGCGGACCGACATCGGGATCGACGCGTGGCACGAGGCCATTCTTGGCAGCGCAGCGCAAACTTCCGGCACCATGGATGTCGATTATCAGATGTATGCCGAGGGCGAGGCGCTATTGGGCTGGCTGAATTGTGCCGCAACCTTTTCGAGCGATCGCGAATTCGATGGCAACGCACTGATCGGTGAATTGGCCCGCGAAATCCAAACCGGCCTGAATAGCCGCGGCATCGAGATTGCGCATTTGAAGATGACGTTCGCGCCCGATGAGGGAAGCGATCTGGCCGTGGTGAACCTGGTTCGCACGGAGATCGAGCCGGAACTGGCCTGGAAACTGCAAGAGCCGCTCGGATCCGGCGAAATGATCGTGAATTTGCGAGCCGAAGCAGCCCCGGAAATGCTCCGCGAGGTGGTCGGCTCGGCGCTCGACAACGTCGCCGCCGCCCATCAAATCGCTTGCCAGCGGCAGCACATGGAAGTGTTCCGACCGGGCAAGCCGGTGCCGACGCACCGCCTGGCGGCCGTATGA
- a CDS encoding ferredoxin family protein, which yields MITFAKNSLHVIVYEGEGSRPLDDRARCELVQALLEKDCSITSVRQRGPAQNGSRHEFSNTGMQTGVTLVLGRFESEQPEQAEDAKSGNQIRFLGIEGLATAEAVEQVESLRRQLCGEPARFWKPWFPVIDFNRCTNCMQCLSFCLFDVYGVSGDGKIKVQNQSNCKTDCPACSRVCPEVAILFPKYKAGPINGDVVDSEDVRREGMKVDISALLGGDIYSALRDRSARAKSRFSKERDEDRALKERLRCLAKLQQQMDVPPEVLASLPSLDEIRRRSEEAKARAQAALDAASRTAAESATKPDASVPSSLAPRPSPLAPQ from the coding sequence ATGATTACGTTTGCCAAAAATTCGCTGCACGTCATCGTCTACGAGGGCGAAGGGAGCCGGCCGCTCGACGACCGCGCGCGGTGCGAGTTGGTGCAAGCGCTATTAGAGAAGGATTGCTCGATCACCAGCGTGCGGCAGCGTGGGCCGGCCCAAAACGGGTCGCGCCACGAGTTTTCAAACACCGGCATGCAAACCGGCGTGACGCTGGTGTTGGGCCGCTTCGAGAGCGAGCAGCCCGAGCAGGCCGAGGATGCGAAATCGGGCAATCAAATCCGCTTTTTGGGCATCGAAGGATTGGCGACCGCCGAAGCGGTCGAGCAGGTCGAATCGTTGCGCCGCCAACTGTGCGGCGAACCCGCGCGGTTTTGGAAGCCTTGGTTTCCCGTAATCGATTTCAATCGCTGCACGAATTGCATGCAGTGCCTGAGCTTCTGTTTGTTCGACGTGTACGGTGTCAGCGGCGACGGGAAGATCAAGGTCCAGAATCAAAGCAACTGCAAGACCGATTGCCCGGCCTGTTCGCGTGTTTGCCCGGAAGTGGCGATCTTGTTTCCCAAATACAAGGCCGGCCCGATCAATGGCGATGTGGTCGACTCGGAAGACGTTCGCCGCGAGGGAATGAAAGTCGACATTTCGGCCCTGTTGGGGGGCGATATTTATTCCGCCTTGCGAGATCGCAGCGCTCGGGCCAAATCGCGGTTCTCGAAAGAACGCGACGAAGATCGCGCTTTGAAAGAGCGGCTTCGCTGCCTAGCCAAGCTGCAACAGCAGATGGACGTGCCGCCGGAGGTGCTCGCCTCGCTGCCGTCGCTCGACGAAATCCGCCGCCGCTCCGAAGAAGCCAAAGCCCGCGCCCAAGCTGCTCTCGACGCCGCGTCGCGCACGGCCGCGGAATCCGCAACCAAGCCCGATGCCAGTGTGCCCTCTTCCCTCGCCCCTCGTCCCTCGCCCCTCGCGCCTCAATGA
- a CDS encoding radical SAM/SPASM domain-containing protein has translation MIASFTKRMLTEPDKRALWKFVYNFGFKGMLSVQRYKRRLRQGLHFPPFLFISILNSCQLRCQGCWVDVAAPRQMIDADAMNRIILDAKKHGNSYFGILGGEPFMHPQLLEILAAHPDCYFQIFTNGHLITDEVARELRRIGNASPLVSIEGKEIVSDERRGRTGVLSQSLAGIEACVRNRLIVGVATSVCQSNINELANEAWLRRLIEMGVHYAWFHTYRVVGPKPAPELALRPEQVLDLRRFIVRMRARLPIAIVDAYWDDRGEALCPMATGVSHHIGPSGAIEPCPIIQFATETIHDGPSVYELMNGSNFLKDFRETAAKATRGCVVLERPDLVREIVERHKAFDTTQRGTAMAELNALQPRSSQHNPGNEIPEEHWAYRFAKKHWFFGFGAYS, from the coding sequence ATGATTGCCAGTTTCACCAAACGCATGCTCACCGAGCCCGACAAACGGGCGTTGTGGAAGTTCGTGTACAACTTCGGTTTCAAGGGCATGCTTTCCGTGCAGCGCTACAAGCGGCGATTGCGGCAAGGCCTGCACTTCCCGCCGTTTCTGTTCATTTCGATTCTCAACAGTTGCCAGCTCCGCTGCCAAGGCTGTTGGGTCGATGTGGCCGCCCCGCGGCAAATGATCGATGCCGACGCGATGAACCGCATCATTCTCGACGCCAAGAAACATGGCAACAGCTACTTCGGCATCCTCGGCGGCGAGCCGTTCATGCACCCGCAATTGCTCGAAATCCTCGCCGCCCATCCCGATTGCTATTTTCAAATTTTCACCAACGGGCATTTGATCACCGACGAAGTCGCCCGCGAGCTGCGCCGCATCGGCAACGCCAGCCCGCTGGTGAGCATCGAGGGGAAGGAGATCGTCAGCGACGAGCGCCGCGGACGAACGGGCGTGTTGAGCCAGTCGCTTGCCGGCATCGAAGCATGCGTGCGCAATCGGTTGATCGTCGGCGTGGCCACGAGCGTTTGCCAATCGAATATCAACGAGTTGGCGAACGAAGCATGGCTGCGGCGGCTGATCGAGATGGGGGTGCACTACGCATGGTTTCATACGTATCGCGTGGTCGGCCCGAAGCCGGCGCCCGAATTGGCGCTGCGGCCCGAGCAAGTGCTCGATTTGCGGCGGTTCATCGTCCGCATGCGAGCCCGGCTGCCGATCGCCATTGTCGATGCCTATTGGGACGACCGCGGCGAAGCGCTTTGCCCGATGGCCACGGGCGTGAGCCATCATATCGGTCCGTCGGGGGCGATCGAGCCTTGCCCGATCATTCAATTTGCCACGGAGACGATTCACGACGGGCCGAGCGTGTATGAATTGATGAACGGCTCCAATTTTCTCAAAGATTTTCGCGAAACGGCGGCGAAGGCCACGCGCGGGTGCGTGGTTTTGGAGCGGCCCGACCTGGTGCGCGAGATCGTCGAGCGGCACAAAGCGTTCGACACGACGCAGCGCGGCACCGCAATGGCCGAACTAAATGCGCTCCAACCGCGCAGCAGCCAGCACAATCCCGGCAATGAAATCCCCGAAGAACACTGGGCCTACCGCTTCGCCAAAAAGCATTGGTTTTTTGGATTTGGGGCGTATTCGTGA